One genomic region from Phragmites australis chromosome 1, lpPhrAust1.1, whole genome shotgun sequence encodes:
- the LOC133900324 gene encoding uncharacterized protein LOC133900324 yields the protein MKRTRAQQPKVVQEPQDAAAANHNPKPQRRAKQPRQPKGAAKKPTATVRGAAVAAAATAAGDAAAAASPGAETAPTVPDVCSIGEGEADAHTVEWDLDGGISNGSWWTWGVEEEKLLGWFPFVEEDFRCLGGRGGDAEVAFDDDIWRIHQIYEIPNYAAK from the coding sequence ATGAAGCGAACCAGAGCGCAGCAACCCAAGGTGGTCCAGGAGCCGcaggacgccgccgccgcgaacCACAACCCCAAGCCCCAGCGCCGGGCCAAGCAGCCGAGGCAGCCCAAGGGCGCGGCCAAGAAACCCACCGCGACGGTTCGTGGCGCAGCGGTCGCGGCCGCTGCCACCGCGGCTGGTGACGCTGCAGCCGCTGCGTCTCCCGGGGCGGAGACGGCGCCCACCGTGCCGGACGTGTGCAGCAtcggggagggggaggcggacGCCCACACCGTGGAGTGGGACCTCGACGGCGGCATCAGCAACGGGTCGTGGTGGACATGGGgcgtggaggaggagaagctgcTCGGGTGGTTCCCCTTCGTGGAGGAGGACTTCCGTTGCCTCGGCGGTCGTGGGGGTGACGCCGAGGTTGCCTTCGACGACGACATTTGGAGGATCCACCAAATCTACGAGATACCCAATTACGCCGCCAAGTGA